One window of the Chryseobacterium shigense genome contains the following:
- the nusA gene encoding transcription termination factor NusA has product MDNIALIESFGDFKDEKGISKIDLMAIIEDSLKTLLRKRYDSDDHFDVIVNPDKGDFQIFLNKTIVEDEMSEDDDLEIELSEAKKIDPTFEVGEDFTMEIPVAQLGRRNILTLKQILATKLQEHNNAMLYEQFRDKIGEIVIGEIHHIRHKHVILLDDEENEFILPKENQIPSDFFKKGENIRAIVETVDFKGSKPQIIISRTAPKFLEKLLELEIPEIQDGTIMLKKVVRIPGEKAKIAVDAYDDRIDPVGACVGVKGSRIHGVVRELRNENIDVIQWSKNPEIMVKRALGNVTINKIDINEEANYALVYTPVEEISKVIGKQGQNIRLASWLSGYEIDVYRESSEDDDVDLREFNDDIEQWILDEFKKVGLTTAKSVLDKDTESLLNMVDLEEETIEDVKRILREEFED; this is encoded by the coding sequence ATGGATAATATAGCGTTGATTGAATCCTTTGGTGATTTTAAAGACGAAAAAGGGATCAGTAAGATTGATCTTATGGCGATTATTGAAGACTCACTGAAGACTCTTCTCAGAAAGAGATATGATTCGGATGATCATTTTGATGTAATTGTGAACCCTGATAAAGGAGATTTTCAGATATTTTTAAATAAAACGATTGTAGAAGACGAAATGTCTGAAGATGATGATCTGGAAATTGAACTTTCTGAAGCTAAGAAAATAGACCCTACTTTTGAGGTAGGTGAAGATTTTACAATGGAAATTCCTGTAGCTCAGTTGGGAAGAAGAAATATCCTTACCTTAAAGCAAATCCTGGCGACAAAACTTCAGGAGCACAATAATGCAATGCTTTATGAGCAGTTCAGAGATAAAATCGGGGAAATTGTTATCGGAGAAATCCACCACATCCGTCACAAACATGTGATCTTATTGGATGATGAGGAAAACGAGTTCATTTTGCCGAAAGAAAACCAGATCCCGTCCGATTTCTTTAAAAAGGGCGAAAATATCAGAGCTATTGTTGAAACAGTAGATTTTAAAGGTTCAAAACCACAGATTATTATTTCCAGAACTGCACCTAAATTCCTGGAGAAATTATTAGAGCTGGAAATTCCTGAAATCCAGGACGGAACCATTATGCTTAAAAAAGTAGTGAGAATTCCTGGTGAAAAGGCGAAGATTGCAGTAGATGCTTATGATGACAGAATAGATCCTGTAGGTGCTTGTGTGGGAGTGAAAGGATCAAGAATTCATGGGGTTGTAAGAGAGTTGAGAAATGAAAACATTGATGTAATTCAGTGGTCTAAAAACCCTGAAATTATGGTAAAAAGAGCTTTAGGAAATGTTACCATCAATAAAATTGACATCAACGAGGAGGCAAACTATGCATTGGTTTACACCCCGGTTGAAGAGATTTCCAAAGTGATCGGAAAACAGGGACAGAATATCAGACTGGCTTCCTGGTTATCCGGATACGAAATAGATGTTTACAGAGAATCCAGCGAGGATGACGATGTTGATTTGAGAGAATTTAATGACGATATTGAGCAGTGGATTTTGGATGAATTTAAGAAAGTAGGTCTTACTACTGCAAAATCAGTATTGGATAAAGATACTGAAAGCCTTCTGAATATGGTAGATCTTGAAGAAGAAACCATTGAAGACGTAAAACGAATTCTGAGAGAAGAATTTGAAGATTAA
- the rimP gene encoding ribosome assembly cofactor RimP, whose amino-acid sequence MEFKKRIEELLNEFLENREDLFLVDLKISAGDDITVILDGDNGVTLQDCLDASRAIEFNMDREEHDFSLQVMSAGLSEPMSAPRQYRKNLGREIEVLLNDSSKIEGELANADDEKITLILRYRKPKDIGKGKVDVEEEKEIPYSEIKKALVIIKF is encoded by the coding sequence ATGGAGTTTAAAAAAAGAATTGAAGAATTATTAAATGAATTCCTTGAGAACAGGGAGGATTTGTTTCTTGTAGATCTTAAGATTTCTGCAGGAGATGATATTACTGTGATCCTGGATGGTGATAATGGAGTGACTCTTCAGGATTGCCTTGATGCAAGCCGGGCCATAGAGTTTAATATGGATCGTGAAGAGCATGATTTCAGCCTTCAGGTAATGTCTGCAGGACTGAGTGAGCCGATGTCTGCCCCAAGACAGTACAGGAAAAATTTAGGAAGAGAAATAGAAGTATTGCTGAATGATTCTTCCAAAATTGAAGGTGAGCTGGCCAATGCAGATGATGAAAAGATCACACTTATTTTACGCTACCGCAAACCGAAAGATATCGGGAAAGGGAAAGTGGATGTGGAGGAAGAAAAAGAAATTCCTTACTCCGAGATAAAAAAGGCATTAGTAATAATTAAATTTTAA
- a CDS encoding acyltransferase: protein MKFNNRNVYISEKATIGKNVRIGDNTVIYDNVIIGDNSIICNDCIIGEPINDYYFNSGYENPETILNEGAFIRSHSIIYAGSVFGKNFSTGHRVTIREHSKFGNNCRIGTVSDIQGYVEFGDNCWLHSNVHIGQQSKIGNYVFIYPYVVFTNDPTPPSDICTGPTVGDFSQIAVGTVLLPAAEIGKHCLVGAQSLVGGKYDDYSLVIGNPAKKIKDVRELKSRNADKSHYPWPYNFSRNMPWEEEGFENWKLKNGYEND, encoded by the coding sequence ATGAAATTCAATAACAGGAATGTATATATTAGTGAGAAAGCTACAATTGGCAAAAATGTCAGAATAGGCGACAACACTGTTATTTATGACAATGTAATAATCGGTGATAATTCTATTATCTGCAATGATTGTATAATAGGTGAACCAATCAATGATTACTACTTTAACAGCGGCTATGAAAACCCTGAAACAATATTAAACGAAGGTGCTTTCATCAGAAGCCACAGTATTATTTATGCAGGCTCTGTTTTTGGAAAGAATTTTTCCACGGGGCATCGTGTAACAATAAGAGAACATTCGAAGTTTGGGAATAACTGCAGAATCGGAACTGTATCCGATATTCAGGGATATGTAGAATTTGGAGACAACTGCTGGCTGCACAGCAATGTGCACATTGGGCAGCAATCTAAAATAGGAAATTATGTATTTATTTATCCCTATGTCGTCTTTACTAATGATCCGACCCCTCCTTCAGATATCTGCACAGGCCCTACTGTGGGTGATTTTTCCCAAATTGCTGTGGGTACAGTTCTTCTGCCAGCTGCAGAGATAGGAAAACATTGTTTAGTAGGAGCCCAATCTCTGGTAGGAGGAAAATATGACGATTATTCTCTGGTTATTGGAAATCCGGCAAAAAAAATCAAGGATGTACGTGAGCTCAAATCAAGAAATGCAGATAAGTCCCATTACCCCTGGCCTTATAATTTCTCAAGAAACATGCCTTGGGAAGAGGAAGGGTTTGAAAATTGGAAATTAAAAAACGGTTACGAAAATGATTAA
- the rfbA gene encoding glucose-1-phosphate thymidylyltransferase RfbA translates to MKGIILAGGSGTRLYPLTIAVSKQLMPVYDKPMIYYPLSTLLLAGIKDILIITTPHDQPGFIKLLGDGSQIGCNIEYVVQPSPDGLAQAFILGDKFIGNDPVALVLGDNIFYGSGMGTLLKEKTNPDGGVVFAYHVSDPERYGVVEFDDNLKAISIEEKPLHPKSNYAVPGLYFYDNEVVEIAKNIQPSTRGELEITDVNNVYLNKGKLEVGVLDRGTAWLDTGTFDSLNDASEFVSVIEKRQGFKIGCIEEIAFRNKFINEEKLLETAEKYGKSGYGEYLKQLVRK, encoded by the coding sequence ATGAAAGGTATCATTTTAGCCGGAGGCTCCGGAACAAGACTTTACCCTCTAACAATTGCAGTAAGCAAGCAGCTGATGCCTGTGTACGATAAGCCGATGATCTATTATCCGCTTTCAACTTTGCTGTTGGCAGGAATTAAAGATATTCTGATCATTACAACTCCTCACGATCAGCCGGGTTTCATTAAACTTTTAGGTGACGGCTCTCAGATCGGATGCAACATCGAGTATGTTGTACAGCCGAGCCCGGACGGATTAGCACAGGCCTTTATTTTAGGAGACAAATTCATTGGTAATGATCCTGTTGCATTGGTATTGGGAGATAACATTTTCTATGGTTCTGGAATGGGAACACTCTTAAAAGAAAAAACCAATCCTGATGGAGGGGTGGTTTTTGCCTATCATGTGTCCGATCCGGAAAGATATGGTGTTGTAGAATTCGATGATAATCTTAAAGCCATTTCTATTGAAGAGAAGCCTTTACACCCAAAATCGAATTATGCAGTTCCCGGCCTTTACTTCTATGATAATGAAGTGGTGGAAATTGCAAAAAACATTCAGCCTTCCACAAGAGGAGAACTTGAAATTACGGATGTAAACAACGTTTATTTAAACAAAGGAAAACTTGAAGTAGGCGTTCTGGACAGAGGTACAGCCTGGCTGGATACCGGAACATTTGATTCCCTGAACGATGCCTCTGAATTTGTAAGCGTTATTGAAAAAAGACAGGGATTCAAGATCGGGTGCATTGAGGAAATTGCTTTCAGAAATAAATTCATCAACGAAGAAAAGCTGCTTGAAACCGCTGAAAAATACGGAAAAAGTGGTTATGGTGAATATCTGAAACAACTTGTCAGAAAATAA
- a CDS encoding DegT/DnrJ/EryC1/StrS family aminotransferase, translating to MINFLDLKKINLKHQEEIENKLLSVFRSGWYLLGSELKNFETNLASYIGSEYALGVANGLDALRLIFRAYIELGIMQPGDEVIVPANTYIASVLALSDNGLVPVFVEPDASTYNIDISKIEEKITPKTKAILIVHLQGRIVFSEELKNIAAKHNLKIVEDNAQAIGAEWKGIKSGNLGDAAGFSFYPGKNLGALGDAGAVTTNDKDVFEAIRAIANYGSNQKYVNTYKGLNSRLDEIQAAVLDVKLKYIGHENGTRREIAKKFISGINNPKIILPENPADENEHVWHVFVIRTENRDELQAYLTEKGIGTIIHYPIPPHKQEAYKEYNHLSFPVTEKMHEEVLSLPISSVLEEKEIQAIIEAVNGFQA from the coding sequence ATGATTAATTTTTTAGATTTAAAAAAAATAAACCTTAAGCATCAGGAAGAAATTGAGAACAAACTTCTGAGCGTTTTCCGAAGCGGATGGTATTTGCTGGGAAGCGAGCTTAAAAACTTTGAGACCAACCTGGCATCATATATAGGTTCAGAATATGCATTGGGAGTTGCCAACGGTCTGGACGCCCTTCGTCTTATCTTCAGAGCTTATATTGAACTGGGAATCATGCAGCCCGGTGATGAAGTTATAGTACCCGCCAATACTTATATTGCTTCCGTTCTGGCCTTGTCCGACAACGGACTCGTTCCTGTATTTGTAGAGCCGGATGCCAGTACTTATAATATCGACATCTCAAAAATTGAAGAAAAAATAACGCCGAAAACAAAAGCCATCCTTATCGTTCACCTTCAGGGAAGAATTGTTTTTTCAGAAGAGCTTAAAAATATAGCCGCAAAGCATAATCTAAAGATTGTAGAAGACAATGCACAGGCTATTGGCGCAGAATGGAAAGGCATTAAATCAGGAAATCTGGGTGATGCTGCAGGTTTCAGCTTTTATCCTGGAAAAAACCTGGGAGCTTTAGGGGATGCAGGAGCGGTAACTACAAATGACAAAGATGTATTTGAGGCTATCCGTGCTATTGCCAACTATGGTTCAAACCAGAAATATGTAAACACTTACAAAGGATTAAATTCAAGGCTGGATGAAATTCAGGCCGCTGTTCTGGATGTGAAGCTGAAATATATTGGCCACGAAAACGGAACCCGAAGAGAAATTGCTAAAAAATTCATTTCCGGGATCAACAATCCAAAAATCATCCTTCCCGAAAATCCTGCCGATGAAAACGAGCACGTATGGCATGTTTTTGTGATAAGAACAGAAAACAGGGATGAGCTTCAGGCCTATTTAACGGAAAAAGGGATCGGTACTATTATCCACTATCCTATTCCGCCGCATAAACAGGAAGCTTACAAAGAATATAACCACCTTTCATTCCCTGTTACCGAAAAAATGCATGAAGAAGTACTGAGCCTTCCGATTTCTTCTGTTTTAGAGGAAAAAGAGATCCAGGCCATTATAGAAGCCGTTAACGGATTCCAGGCGTAG
- the infB gene encoding translation initiation factor IF-2, whose translation MPKIRLNKAVKEFNISMSRLVEFLQSKDFEVESNPNAQLEEAAYSALEAEFAKDGEQRKASHEVVITKVPEEKLEIEEKKTPEVIRAKANKPETKILGKIDLESKAPEVEEAPATPAPVAAPVEEKKEEVVAEPEVKATPEKQEFKVLDKIDLSQIESRNRPVKKDKPKMEEKKEEEKPAEPVKETPKQPEPVENKVEVQESTESDSQEPQKIETVYQKLDGPKIVGEKIDLTQFAPKPGAGAKKKRKRIEKPGGPNNQQGQGNNQNSGNNNNQGGQGNRPHNNGGPGGNRPQGQGGPGGNRPQGQGGQGGNRFGNNQGNRPQGQGGGFKKGPGGNNNRPGQRTMPVELTDEQVKNQIKETLEKLTNKGGKSKSAKHRKDKRTYRREQDERQQEIDAQDRTLKVTEFITVGELASLMNVSPTEVISACFSLGVMVTMNQRLEADTLLLVADEFGYKIEFSDADLEESDAEDEIDNEEDLLPRAPIVTVMGHVDHGKTSLLDYVRKTNVIAGESGGITQHIGAYNVKLENGQRITFLDTPGHEAFTAMRARGAQITDIAIIVIAADDDVMPQTREAISHAQAAGVPMIIALNKVDRPNANPDNIRQQLSGMNILVEEWGGNVQSQEISAKFGNNMDVLLEKVLLQAEMLDLKANPDRAAQGVVIEASLDKGRGYVATMLVQTGTLRVGDYVVAGKNHGKVKAMLDERGRSLKEAGPSIPVTILGLDGAPTAGDKFKVYADESEAKTIANKREQLQRELSIRTKKHTTLEELGRRIALGEFKELNIILKGDVDGSVEALSDQLQRLSTAEINVNILHKGVGQITESDVNLATASDAIIIGFNVRAGANAKDLADKEEIEIRTYSVIYAAIDEVKEAMEGMLSPEIKEQVIGNVEIREVFKISKVGTIAGCMVLSGKVTRSSKVRVLRDGIVKFDGELESLKRFKDDVREVAKGYECGLNLKGYNDIEIGDILEVYEEVAVKKKLK comes from the coding sequence ATGCCAAAAATAAGATTAAATAAAGCGGTTAAGGAATTCAATATTTCGATGTCCAGATTAGTAGAGTTTTTACAGTCAAAGGATTTCGAAGTTGAAAGCAATCCTAACGCTCAATTAGAAGAAGCGGCATATTCTGCATTGGAGGCTGAGTTTGCCAAAGACGGTGAACAGCGAAAGGCTTCCCATGAGGTGGTGATTACCAAAGTTCCGGAAGAAAAACTGGAAATTGAGGAAAAGAAAACCCCTGAAGTAATAAGAGCTAAAGCAAACAAACCGGAAACTAAAATTTTAGGTAAAATAGATCTTGAATCTAAAGCTCCCGAAGTTGAAGAAGCTCCTGCGACACCTGCGCCTGTAGCAGCACCGGTTGAAGAAAAGAAAGAAGAAGTTGTGGCCGAGCCGGAAGTTAAAGCAACTCCTGAAAAACAGGAATTCAAAGTTCTGGATAAAATTGATCTGTCCCAAATAGAATCCAGGAATAGACCTGTAAAAAAAGATAAACCCAAAATGGAGGAGAAAAAAGAAGAGGAAAAACCGGCAGAACCTGTGAAAGAAACTCCAAAACAGCCAGAACCTGTTGAAAACAAGGTTGAAGTTCAAGAATCTACTGAATCTGATTCTCAGGAACCACAGAAAATAGAAACCGTTTATCAGAAACTGGATGGTCCTAAGATCGTTGGTGAAAAGATCGACTTAACACAATTTGCGCCAAAACCCGGTGCAGGTGCTAAAAAGAAAAGAAAGAGAATTGAAAAACCCGGAGGCCCGAATAACCAACAAGGTCAGGGAAATAACCAAAACTCAGGAAATAACAACAACCAGGGAGGGCAGGGAAATCGTCCACACAATAATGGAGGCCCTGGAGGAAACCGTCCGCAAGGTCAGGGAGGCCCTGGAGGAAACCGTCCACAAGGACAAGGAGGCCAGGGAGGTAACCGTTTCGGGAACAACCAGGGTAACCGTCCTCAAGGTCAGGGAGGCGGATTCAAAAAAGGTCCGGGTGGAAACAACAACAGGCCAGGACAAAGAACCATGCCTGTTGAGCTTACTGACGAGCAGGTTAAAAACCAGATCAAAGAAACTCTTGAAAAGCTTACCAATAAAGGAGGTAAATCTAAATCTGCAAAACACAGAAAAGACAAGAGAACATATCGTAGAGAACAGGATGAACGTCAGCAGGAGATCGATGCTCAGGACAGAACATTAAAAGTTACCGAATTCATCACAGTAGGTGAACTGGCTAGTTTAATGAACGTTTCTCCTACAGAAGTAATCTCTGCTTGTTTCTCCCTTGGAGTAATGGTAACCATGAACCAAAGATTAGAAGCTGATACCTTATTATTGGTAGCTGATGAATTTGGATATAAAATTGAATTCTCTGATGCTGATCTTGAAGAAAGCGATGCAGAAGACGAAATCGACAACGAAGAAGACCTTCTTCCAAGAGCACCAATCGTAACCGTAATGGGACACGTTGACCACGGTAAGACATCCTTACTTGACTACGTTAGAAAAACCAATGTTATTGCCGGTGAATCAGGAGGTATTACCCAGCACATCGGAGCTTACAACGTAAAATTAGAAAACGGACAAAGAATTACATTCTTAGATACACCTGGTCACGAAGCGTTTACCGCGATGAGAGCCAGAGGTGCCCAGATCACCGATATTGCAATTATTGTAATTGCTGCCGATGATGATGTAATGCCTCAGACGAGAGAAGCAATTTCCCACGCACAGGCTGCAGGAGTGCCAATGATCATTGCGTTGAACAAAGTGGACAGACCAAATGCGAATCCTGACAACATCCGTCAGCAACTTTCAGGAATGAATATCCTGGTAGAAGAATGGGGTGGAAATGTTCAGTCGCAGGAAATTTCTGCAAAGTTTGGTAACAATATGGATGTTCTGTTGGAAAAAGTATTGCTTCAGGCAGAAATGCTTGATCTGAAAGCTAATCCGGACAGAGCCGCTCAGGGTGTTGTTATTGAAGCTTCATTGGATAAAGGAAGAGGATATGTTGCCACTATGCTGGTGCAAACAGGTACTCTAAGAGTAGGAGATTATGTAGTTGCAGGTAAAAACCACGGTAAAGTAAAGGCTATGCTTGATGAAAGAGGTAGAAGCCTTAAAGAAGCAGGTCCTTCAATTCCTGTTACTATCTTGGGATTAGACGGAGCGCCTACAGCAGGTGATAAGTTCAAGGTATACGCAGACGAAAGTGAGGCTAAAACCATTGCCAATAAGAGAGAGCAGTTGCAAAGAGAACTTTCAATAAGAACCAAGAAACATACTACGCTTGAAGAACTTGGAAGAAGAATTGCTTTAGGTGAATTCAAAGAACTTAACATTATTCTTAAAGGTGATGTGGATGGTTCCGTAGAAGCACTATCCGATCAATTACAGAGATTATCTACAGCAGAGATCAACGTAAATATTCTTCACAAAGGAGTAGGGCAGATCACTGAATCTGATGTTAACCTGGCTACTGCATCTGATGCAATTATTATCGGATTTAACGTAAGAGCCGGTGCTAATGCTAAAGATTTAGCAGATAAAGAAGAAATCGAAATCAGAACATATTCAGTTATTTATGCCGCAATTGATGAGGTTAAAGAAGCGATGGAAGGTATGCTTTCTCCTGAGATTAAAGAACAGGTAATTGGTAATGTTGAAATCAGGGAAGTATTCAAAATCTCTAAAGTAGGTACCATTGCCGGATGTATGGTTCTTTCAGGTAAAGTAACAAGAAGCTCTAAAGTGAGAGTACTGAGAGACGGTATCGTTAAATTCGATGGAGAGCTGGAAAGTTTAAAACGTTTCAAAGATGATGTAAGAGAAGTGGCCAAAGGTTACGAGTGCGGATTGAACCTGAAAGGTTATAACGATATTGAAATCGGAGACATTCTAGAAGTTTACGAAGAAGTAGCTGTTAAAAAGAAGCTTA
- a CDS encoding UDP-glucose dehydrogenase family protein produces MNITIVGTGYVGLVTGTTLAELGNSVYCVDIDEKKVEGMKNGVVPIYEPNLEEMFLRNIQSERLFFTTDLKEALDKSEVIYLALPTPPGEDGSADLSYVIQVANNIGEMMTEYKVIVNKSTVPVGTADKVREVISSKTDIPFDVVSNPEFLREGFAVEDSMNPSRVVVGASSEKAKGIMAKIYQPFTNTGIPIIFMDEKSSELTKYAANSFLAVKITFMNEIANYCEKVGADVDKVRLGMGSDDRIGHRFLFPGIGYGGSCFPKDVKALIKSGIQEDFNFQILEATEKVNTAQKVILVSEIEKYFGGNIKGKKIAMWGLAFKANTDDIREASSLDNIALLLEKGAEIAAYDAVAESNVQKLIGDKIQYAKGMYDALEDADVLFIATEWPEFKNPNFELMAKKMKNKVIFDGRNMYPLEVPEQNGFHYKSIGRKTIY; encoded by the coding sequence GTGAATATAACAATTGTAGGAACAGGTTATGTAGGGCTGGTAACAGGTACTACCCTGGCAGAACTTGGCAATTCAGTATACTGTGTTGACATTGATGAAAAGAAAGTTGAAGGTATGAAAAACGGCGTAGTTCCCATCTATGAGCCGAACCTTGAAGAAATGTTCTTAAGAAACATTCAATCCGAAAGATTATTTTTCACCACCGATCTTAAGGAAGCTTTGGACAAAAGTGAAGTTATATACCTTGCGCTGCCAACACCGCCGGGAGAAGACGGATCTGCAGATCTCTCATATGTCATTCAGGTTGCCAACAATATCGGAGAAATGATGACGGAATATAAGGTCATCGTTAATAAAAGTACAGTTCCTGTGGGAACTGCTGACAAAGTAAGAGAAGTGATCTCTTCTAAAACGGATATCCCTTTTGACGTAGTTTCCAACCCGGAATTCCTGAGAGAAGGTTTTGCTGTGGAAGATTCTATGAACCCGTCAAGAGTAGTGGTAGGCGCCAGCTCCGAGAAAGCAAAAGGTATCATGGCTAAAATTTACCAGCCATTTACCAATACGGGAATCCCGATTATCTTTATGGATGAGAAATCATCAGAGCTTACGAAGTATGCAGCCAATTCATTCCTTGCTGTGAAAATCACATTCATGAATGAAATTGCCAATTACTGTGAAAAAGTAGGGGCTGACGTAGATAAAGTAAGGCTAGGAATGGGAAGTGACGACAGAATTGGTCACAGATTCTTATTCCCGGGTATCGGATATGGTGGAAGCTGTTTCCCTAAAGATGTAAAAGCCCTTATAAAATCCGGGATACAGGAAGACTTTAATTTCCAGATTCTGGAGGCTACAGAAAAAGTAAATACTGCCCAGAAAGTAATTCTGGTTTCAGAGATCGAAAAATATTTCGGAGGAAATATCAAAGGAAAGAAAATTGCGATGTGGGGATTGGCCTTTAAAGCTAACACAGACGACATCAGAGAAGCATCTTCTTTAGACAATATTGCTCTTTTACTGGAAAAAGGTGCAGAAATTGCTGCATATGATGCGGTAGCAGAAAGTAATGTACAGAAACTTATCGGTGACAAAATACAGTATGCCAAAGGAATGTATGATGCTCTTGAAGATGCAGATGTCCTGTTTATTGCTACGGAATGGCCTGAGTTTAAAAATCCGAATTTTGAACTGATGGCCAAGAAAATGAAGAATAAAGTCATTTTTGACGGAAGAAACATGTACCCGTTGGAAGTCCCTGAACAAAATGGATTCCACTATAAAAGTATAGGTAGAAAAACAATTTATTAA
- the rfbB gene encoding dTDP-glucose 4,6-dehydratase, with product MKNIIITGGAGFIGSHVVREFVKNNPDTTIINLDALTYAGNLENLKDIENEPNYVFEKADITKPEELRKVFEKYNPDAVVHLAAESHVDRSITDPMAFINTNVNGTANLLNLCKEFWTLNPDHTHGRFPDEKRTNLFYHVSTDEVYGSLGETGFFLETTAYDPQSPYSASKAASDHLVRAYGNTYGMPFIISNCSNNYGPNHFPEKLIPLCISNIINERPLPIYGDGKYTRDWLFVIDHAKGIHQIFNEARTGETYNIGGFNEWQNIDLVKELIKQMDSKLGKQEGYSEKLITFVKDRPGHDKRYAIDATKLNKDLGWKPSVTFEEGLSKTIDWYLENKEWLENVTSGDYQKYYENQYN from the coding sequence ATGAAAAATATAATTATTACCGGTGGCGCCGGATTCATAGGTTCTCACGTTGTAAGGGAATTTGTAAAAAATAACCCGGACACAACCATCATTAATCTTGATGCACTTACCTATGCCGGAAATTTGGAAAACCTTAAGGACATTGAAAATGAACCTAATTATGTTTTCGAAAAAGCAGACATTACAAAACCTGAAGAATTAAGAAAGGTATTTGAAAAATACAATCCTGATGCAGTAGTACACCTGGCAGCAGAAAGCCATGTAGACAGGAGCATCACGGATCCTATGGCCTTCATCAATACGAACGTAAACGGAACCGCCAACCTTCTTAATTTGTGTAAAGAATTCTGGACTTTGAATCCGGATCATACACACGGAAGATTTCCTGACGAAAAAAGAACCAATTTGTTCTACCACGTTTCTACAGACGAAGTATATGGAAGCCTTGGTGAAACAGGTTTCTTCCTGGAAACTACCGCTTACGATCCGCAATCTCCATATTCCGCATCAAAAGCAGCTTCCGATCATTTGGTAAGAGCATATGGAAATACTTACGGAATGCCGTTCATCATCTCCAACTGTTCAAACAATTATGGGCCGAATCATTTTCCAGAAAAACTGATTCCGCTTTGTATTTCAAATATCATCAATGAAAGGCCATTGCCAATTTACGGTGACGGAAAATATACAAGAGACTGGTTATTTGTAATAGATCACGCAAAAGGTATCCACCAGATCTTTAATGAAGCCAGAACCGGTGAAACTTACAATATCGGAGGCTTCAACGAATGGCAGAATATTGATCTTGTAAAAGAACTGATCAAGCAAATGGATTCCAAACTTGGAAAACAGGAAGGTTATTCTGAAAAATTAATTACTTTCGTAAAAGACAGACCGGGGCACGATAAGCGTTACGCCATTGATGCAACCAAACTTAATAAAGATTTAGGCTGGAAACCATCTGTAACTTTTGAAGAAGGACTTTCGAAAACCATTGACTGGTATCTTGAGAATAAAGAATGGCTTGAGAACGTAACCAGCGGTGATTACCAGAAATACTACGAAAATCAGTATAACTAA
- a CDS encoding sugar 3,4-ketoisomerase — MEYNKPQIITFDKIGSSQLGYITIAETQKNVPFEIKRVYWTYYTPHDVTRGGHAHKALQQFIFAVSGTITFNTEDKDGNKETFTLDHPTKGLYIPKLVWRDIQFSHNAVLLCLASEVYDEEDYFRDYESFKRTTKER; from the coding sequence ATGGAATACAATAAACCACAAATTATCACATTCGATAAAATAGGATCATCACAGCTGGGTTATATTACTATTGCCGAAACGCAAAAAAATGTTCCTTTTGAGATAAAGAGAGTCTACTGGACCTATTATACACCTCATGATGTAACAAGAGGAGGACATGCCCATAAAGCACTGCAGCAGTTTATCTTTGCTGTTTCAGGAACCATTACCTTTAATACGGAGGACAAAGACGGCAACAAGGAAACTTTTACTTTAGATCATCCTACAAAAGGCTTATACATTCCCAAACTTGTATGGAGAGACATTCAGTTTTCGCATAATGCAGTGTTGCTATGTCTGGCTTCGGAAGTATATGACGAAGAAGACTATTTCAGAGATTATGAAAGCTTTAAAAGGACTACAAAAGAAAGGTAA